The Ooceraea biroi isolate clonal line C1 chromosome 3, Obir_v5.4, whole genome shotgun sequence genome contains the following window.
ATCGCGCCAACTCTCATCCGTAACCGCTTTAATCACATTTTAACTGTACCAGCCGTCCTGTGATTACTACGAATAACACGTCCGACATGCACAGTTACGTTCGATATGCATTCTGTTgtacgtatataataaatgggACGCTGTCGAATGATACGACGATCTGCATCGCGCGAAAACATCCGGCACGGCGATTTATTTGTAAGATATTATGTAATGTTGAAGGTAATATTGATCTGCACGGTGTTGTGTTTAATGAAAAGTAAAGCGTTGAAGCAATATCGCCATCGTACGTTCAACTTGAGAACTAGGAactattatttgtttaaatttaagaCCCGGTAAGATCATAAATTtggacaaattaaataaaattttttattatcgtttctaatattttaaaattttcttcttgttaaaattacacaattatattataaaggattGACGCTCGATAATGCTGATACTGAAGAATTGTATCTTATTACCTTGCTTTGATAAGAAAATGATCTTGAAAGTAACTTGCTCAACGGATGATAACTCAATGAGATGTAATGGAAATATAgttgtaaaaatggaaaacgaaATCAAAGAAATCGCAAAGAATGAATTTTATCTTAAATAAATCCgctttgaaaattattatcttttaaagAATAGCATCCTCTGTAGAGAAGTAGAAACAtcaataatagaataaaaaagaaaagaaagagatcaGAGGgaacaataattacaatatatcaaaaagattacAGGGCGATTCAAACTCGTCGAAGTCTCGTAAATAAGGGGAAGAAGAacgcaagaaaaaaatatcttgacacattaatattatgtttatttattaacaaattctAAAGTCGCATTCCAGTAACACGTCGGATCCATCCCGCAAACGCCGCCACTCTGGTGTAGACTCCGGGTCTACCACTCGGACAGTGAGCATCCCCGTAGCTCACGATGCCGATCTGCAGCGGTCGATTGTCCCTCATTATGAAAAGAGGACCTCCACTGTCACCCTGAGAAATACCGATAAGAAGAACATCAGTTTGCCGTTTGCCATTTTCGAATTAAAAAACGACCGCGGTGTCGGGTTCACCCCGTGCGGGATTCCCAAAATTCAATTCGGAAACGTTACCTGACAGGCGTTCTTCCCAAGCCCCGGCACTGTGCAGATATTTCTGTAGTCCACCCTCCAGAACATGGTGCACGCGCGTTTCGAAATCAACGGCATCAGGGCGTACTTCAATCTTCTGGTACCAGTAGGCCCGGAGCCCTCGCGACCCCATCCGACCACGCAAGCAGTAGTGTCAGCCAATACTCTGCTCTCCCTGGGACCGGCTAAGTGTATCGGCTGAATCTTCCCTGAAATTCAAATTCGTTGATGGGAATCCTCGTCTCCCTCGACTGATCGACCGACTCTCTCACCTGAGAAAGGAATATCTCGCGGCATGCGTAACAGCCCGATGTCGTTCTTGCTGTAGAAGTAATTGGGGTGCACGAAGGCGCGGGTGGTCATCATCGCGAGCCCGGGTCCTCTATTAACGCTGTAACCGATTCCGGTCTTGTCAACGATCCCAAAAACCACGAAGAATCGCAGCGGGAACCGGGTAGCGACGCAGTGCCCCGCAGTCAGCACCCATCTCTTGGAGATGACGGTGCCGCCGCATTGAGCGATTCGTCTGCCATCGATCAATCGATGCACGACTGCCATGAATGGAAATTGACCCTCGTTCGCGTAGCTGCCACCGGCAATCCTCTCTGTGTGCTTGACTTTTCGACGATAATATATTTgcagaaaataatgaaaattgtctCGTTATTCGCGAGTACTTGAATTGTCAGCGATTTGCTTGTACTCACTGTTCGATGTGAAGAATTGATCAATTATGAAactattattaatgttattaacgatGTCTTTAGTACTGAAGATCTGAGGCTGAAGATAAACATTTTCATACGATGTTAAAAGAAACAGGAAAAACACTATAGACCTTGCGCTCCTAGAATCCATCGCAAACTAACGAAAATTTTCGCGCCTCGCTGCTATTTATGATTCGGCCGGTCAGGTATAGTTTAGTCCGGAGAAATTATTTGCGAGGTGGAAGGAACCAAGGTACTAACGCGTATTATCCTTTAGCTGGATCGATTATGAAActaataattgattatattatcattattcctAACGTCGCTTTTAAATTTTCGTCAAATTTATtggatagaaaaaaaattatgaacATATCAActaattttgctaaaatgttGTTGCATTTTCTAAAAGTTTCATGATTGTATTTGTACGTTCTGACAAACATTGTGATTCGGTGCTTTtcgaaatattctaaaaagtTTCAGTAACATTTGTGCATATTTACAAGTATTTGAAAATGAAAGGGAAACGTTTTatcataagatattaattattacgataaaataaataacggtACAATTCAAAAtgtctgaaataatttttttcaatttttggaGATTGTGACACATATTTTCCTTGTTTATCGTTCTTGTGCAATGCGCAAGTGTGCACGTCGAGTCGCGGCAGCCACGATCTCAAGCGTCGCATCGAATTGCAATCATCCTATTGCGCTCCTGACAGTTCCGCAATTTCCAGTCGAGCGGTCGTTGCACTCTGATTGAAATGTGCCTAAAGCCACGTAATGACTTGAGAGCACGAATGCGCTAGTCGTAACGCGTGCAATTCGTCGTTTGTCGCTGAACAACCATTCAACCAATAAATTGTTCGTACTATCCTAAGACGGGACAAATTTCTTACAGCTACTCGATTTGCACATAAATTTCATAAGCAATCGatcacattaatttaattccgtCTCTCTGGTACGTTGCGCAATGTTGTCTTGTTTCTAACTTGCGCTTCGTAAGGTTCTAAGCACCGCAGACTGTGGTACCACTTGGATTTCTTTCTTACggcttattttattgcatttggaatctctattaatataatatttatgatcgtgcacaaatatttatctttttatgaattatagaaaaataaatattgcgcAAGTTTGAAGAATATTTAGtctataattttgattacattttgcttctttcttttactttttttgtaatttgcgtgaatttttatgtaataaactttaaaataaagCTTTGTGTAATTTATTGTCGAATTGCATTACCtatctaaaaattaaaaaaaagtatttctcATTTAAATTGTACTACTACCTCATTTTTGTATCTAAATCGGTGGAGACTCGTAGTGGAGTCtttgggaaccaatttgaaattACTGAGATCATAAGATTAATGCCTGCATTATGATAGTCGTTGATGATTGATCAGATTTCTGtatcatgaattttaatttctagcTACAAACCTCCAATCTTCGATCGAAAACCAGTAGTACGCGTCAATgacatattaaacatttatttttcagtagaaaattttaatagcagaCGAGAATACTGCCCAATGATAAATCagataaattttatctcaGTACACTCAATGATGAATTAAATGACTTTTTGTTTTCAGGAAGCATCATTTGACAGATTTAACAAATATCGAGGGgagaaaaaacggaaaaaagaataaacgaGACTGCAAACTGCATTATCAACCGCACAATCTTCATTTCCATCGCAACGCTGACATCAAACTTGCCGACGGAGAATTGCACCGTtgcacagtgggctaaactcgaaaaaagctggccaaaagtaataactcgaaaacatgacgttttagaaaaaaatgttttaaataaaagttataggattttaaatcaggtattagataataatactagtatgaccttgaatagcgttgccaaggtcacgcaaaagtcaccttgaattttttaaatgggaacctccagttttcattagatatttttgtagcttacctcaagagcttttcagaacactataacgaagtatttatccgttaaatacttcgaagttatgaagcttgaaagttacagtcgctaccgcgccgcgtcgtacgtttcgcggcatttaaaaatttcacggtgatctgtacatgatcttgacaacactatcaaggtcatactggtattgctatgtaatgcttcacttaaaaacctgcaactttcatttcaaacattttttaccaaaacgccaaattttcgagttattacgatatgaaaattaaaatgaaacatcctgtatatagcgcaaaggtgtgcgttggtgtgcacaattcaaacggaaatacttagtttgaatcctacacaagatgataaaacaagaatcccaaacagccttttacagctatttaaaaaaaatgatattgaactttacttctttcttatattttaagaaaccaaaaacttagattaacacaaattgatgaacaaacatttttaatggttataactgtttgggaaaagagtttcaattctatttatagagtaaaaagcaaaattatttgcatccgcatacaagaatgtaagctatagcctatactcattcataattcgtttttcggaacattaacgcgttgcctcctattaattgttgattaatgggaaggaaattttttctacgaaactccattcacatttttgaaaatactgatatccatgaatcaaaaaaggtcgaaatgcacagatttccaagagttgaaaaaattcgacttttggccagcttttttcgattctagcccactgtgcgtcgGTATACCGCGGCGCTGTTGCATTTACCGAGCGAGTCGCAGTGCGCGTGGCCGTGGCGCGCGAGCGTGCAGTATCGTGCAGCGAGCGATCGTTGGTGCATGGTTATTCGCGAGTACCGTcgtgtcgtcgtcatcgtcgtcgtccttgGTGTCGAACGGGAGCCTAGCAGTTGGCCTAGCCCGGTCCCGTGCGATCATCTCGATCCGGAGATGATCTTCGGCTGCAACAGTCGCGACGAGGCGAGCGCGACGACCAGCTGGAAGCCGATCGCGGCGGGGATGTGAGCGAgaggcgcgcgcgagagcgtcgcgcgtcgtcgtcgtcggcctGGTCGGTgtgagaggaggaggaggaggaggaggcgcgCATACAGCACGTTGCGGTGTTGCTACGCACGTTCGCGCACGGTCGCGGCCGCGGGAATCGACGGACGACTCGCACGCGAGCACGATGGCGGATTTCGACGCGATctacgaggaggaggaggagcacGAGCAGAACCTGGAGCAGCACTACGTCGCGATGGTGCCGGACCCGATCGTGATCCGCGGCGCTGGCAATATGACGGTGTAAGTGCAGCGAGTGCAGCCAGCGAGTGCGAGTGgacggtcggtcggtcggtcggggCGGACGACCGcaggcgcgcgcgtgcgagggGGCTCTTTGTTGTCGGGGCCGCCAGCGAGCTCTCCCCCACAAAAGGAGACAAACAAAGTCACCTCCGGTGATTTCACGCATTGGTCTCGACATTAGCGCAATGATGCACGCTGCTCCTTGTTGTTCTCGACGACGACATCCCGCACGAGACCCGATGCTTAATTAATGACGATTGCATATTCAACGCCAGGTTGTTTTTtgtatatgaaaaaaaaagaagaaaaaaacataGATCTTACAGGGTACAGTTGGTAACATCGAGCGAGTGTTTTTTTGTCGCGGTGAATGGGAGAACGCGAGTGTCGCGTTCGACTGTCCATGGACTCGTGGAATAGCTAATTGATGCCTGTGTGTTTGTTACTTGTGTGATGTTTACatgcatatttaattatatgcacTTACGAGCACGCACGGctgataaaatgtttatttctggATGGAAATACGTCGGACGTCGATTATTCCGATATCGAAATATCAATATGCATGCGTGCATAACAAGTCATGTGTATTGTGTGTCAGGTCATGCATCAAAATTTTGTTGAACTAGTCTGATTAAAGTGGATTAATTTAGGAGAATGGATTTGGTTATACTTGTTTGCGGTAAAAGTTTGGCAAAATTTATGTCCAAGATCGAGTAAATCGATCCATCATTCACTGTtatctgtaaaatataaaaagttgtgTGCAGTCGTTGATTTTAATCTGACATTTTATTGACGCATGATGAGCAAACAATTAAAAGATGTTATTAATGTATGCAatctcctctcttctccaGATTTGGTCTCAGTAATCGTTTCGAATCGGAGTTTCCTAACGGCCTCATGTCCCGCGTGGCTCCGGAAGAGTTTAAGGCGACTGTTATGAGAATAAACAGTGTATTGAAGAAGACTCTACCTGTTAACGTTAAGTGGTTATTCTGCGGTTGTGTATGCTGCTGCTGTACTCTAGGGTGTTCTCTGTGGCCTGTCATTTGTCTGAGCAAAAGGGTGAGACGTGATTGATTACCGACATGGGAATCTCTGCAATTTCACGAGTGTACAAAGTATTAATCCGTGCATCGCATCTCTTTGCAGACTCAACATTCGTTGAACAAGTTGTTGGAATGGGAAAACAGTAGGCTCTACCATAAGCTGGGCTTGCATTGGAGATTGGCGAAGCAGAGATGCGACACCTCCTCCATGATGGAATATGTAAGGCATTACGAAATTGTTGGGGTCTGGAATAATATCTCTTACATGTGCGGGTGTGTGCACGAGATATTGATCATCTGTCTTTCCTTGATGTTGCAGGTTCTGTTAATCGAATTTATTCCAAAGATCCCAATCTACAAGCCCGACTAAGTGGAGCACAACGTGGAGTACGTTCGAGctgtgcaattaataatacataaatcttGTGCGAATAGTCAAGTGCAACTGCGACTGCAACTGGTATGCAGGGAAACGCAGGGGATTACAAAGTGCCGCTCTACGACGATATAGGTACTTTCTGGTACTTATGTAAcgcatatttttgtaaataccATGGAATAGGAATGCACAGTACAATAATTCGACATAGCGATGGATCGACGGCGTGTTGATTGACGATAGagagaagagcgagagagagagatagagagttGCTAACTTGTTAATCCTGTTATTAGAAGCGGGGAAAGGTGCGTTATAAACGTATTACGAGATGACCGTTTTCTAACAGATGTTCTTTATAATCGTTTGAAATTTGTGGAGGAATAAATGCGATTCTAGTTTtccataaattttttctttgtctGTTGAGAATCTGTTGCGCCGAGGATCGCtggttcgttcgttcgttcgttcgttcgtcggTCTCGTTGAACGTCTCGCGGAAACGCGTTCATGGTATCGAAGCATTTTTACTGAGTTCCTTGTTACGTTCGGCAATCCGTTACGCGTCGACTAGAGTCTAAGCTTTCAGGTAAGAAATTAATCTGATCCAGTACAACGAACGTATCGAGATACACGGATAATAATGTAACAGTGTGTTAAGGTGATCTCATCACGATGAATCTGTCTGATCACGCGTAACGCAAGACGCACGCACGCGCCCACGttgtacatatgtacgtgtacatatatagaaACTTATTTTACCTGTAGGTTAATTTCTTACCACGGTGATATTAGAAAGTATGACACGTAAAAAAAGCGCAGCTTTACTTTCTGATACGAATTTCACACAAGATATTTTAACACGATCGAATCACATCCGGGATACTAAGGAAAAGCGCACGTTGTTACACGCGATATCGAGGTAGATTCCAAGAGAGAGACGTAGGTAGCGATCcgctgataaatataaaatacaaacggACGACGTAAGGTAACGTTTTAGCTCGCGAAACGCCAGCAGTTTATAATAGGGCAAACAGTACAGCTGTAGGAAGCACGAAGTAATCACGATTACCCGAAGCAAGTAGGAGACTGCCTTGAAAGAGCTTATTGGCCCTCGTTTCACGTTGGAGGCTAATACTATGCGTTTTTACGTGCACACAGTGATGCATTTTGCGTTGGTGTGACTTTAAAGAATAACTTGAACTTGCTACATTTTTATCGCGTTCGTTTAACGTTTAAACTAGTTTTAAGGGGGAAAAAAGGCGATGAAACTCAATCAATCAATTCTCATTCCCCATGC
Protein-coding sequences here:
- the LOC105277126 gene encoding chymotrypsin-like protease CTRL-1, whose amino-acid sequence is MDSRSARSIVFFLFLLTSYENVYLQPQIFSTKDIVNNINNSFIIDQFFTSNIKHTERIAGGSYANEGQFPFMAVVHRLIDGRRIAQCGGTVISKRWVLTAGHCVATRFPLRFFVVFGIVDKTGIGYSVNRGPGLAMMTTRAFVHPNYFYSKNDIGLLRMPRDIPFSGKIQPIHLAGPRESRVLADTTACVVGWGREGSGPTGTRRLKYALMPLISKRACTMFWRVDYRNICTVPGLGKNACQGDSGGPLFIMRDNRPLQIGIVSYGDAHCPSGRPGVYTRVAAFAGWIRRVTGMRL
- the LOC105276993 gene encoding cysteine-rich hydrophobic domain-containing protein 2; its protein translation is MADFDAIYEEEEEHEQNLEQHYVAMVPDPIVIRGAGNMTVFGLSNRFESEFPNGLMSRVAPEEFKATVMRINSVLKKTLPVNVKWLFCGCVCCCCTLGCSLWPVICLSKRTQHSLNKLLEWENSRLYHKLGLHWRLAKQRCDTSSMMEYVLLIEFIPKIPIYKPD